A single window of Xylocopa sonorina isolate GNS202 chromosome 5, iyXylSono1_principal, whole genome shotgun sequence DNA harbors:
- the Uqcr-6.4 gene encoding ubiquinol-cytochrome c reductase 6.4 kDa subunit has protein sequence MRLGRKHVEIAIKWIPSAATYGVAAGMAVIFFTDWKDVAKYIPYYGSKFNK, from the exons ATGCGACTAGGACGAAAACACGTAGAAATTGCTATTAAATG GATTCCATCTGCAGCAACATATGGAGTAGCTGCTGGTATGGCAGTAATTTTTTTCACAGACTGGAAGGACGTAGCTAAATATATACCCTATTATGGAAGCAAATTCAACAAGTAA
- the Dcr-2 gene encoding endoribonuclease Dcr-2 produces MFTLNITMETDADEFTPRAYQIELFEIALKENAIIYLPTGAGKTFIAVMLIKSLSADIRKCNNGGKHTVFIVNTVPLVAQQSKYIARLTDLSCVGLSGELGIDFWKDEEWNAQLNEHEVFVMTSQILVNALCLGHMVLNKINLIIFDECHRAVNDHPMRQIMRHFENYSKEERPKVLGLTATLLNSNVKLGKIQSIIKSLEITLNARVITTSRALNDYHSTPKEEIIEFNDYIIPNVGNDINNIINEVQTILNSIILNESVKYIESSREFRPDSINKKLASILCDVQDQLLQSGIYAANKSVLLHLIQLECIRKYAINTDSAYILENVITELSKCRRLLEDEMKDNTEMEKIYKYSSDQVKKLFIVLKDFYNNSTDEKFCCIIFVQRRFTAKVLYQILKELSIHDEVYKFLQPDFLTGYSNNPYKNSKEGMCIAKWNSETLHRFRNGLSNCVIATDVLDEGVDIPKCTLVIRYNLATDVRTYIQAKGRARHMISKYVLLVPKSNSLYIKRYQDFQITEQFLKKTLLGKSNDHDVPAEDDIRNELYQHNIPPYIINCNDGQKTYLTELTAISVINKYCSSLLKSKFIYLTPIWVLHKIPLKATSNKEYKVSLKLPIISPLKDVIFGDVQPAIILAKRSAAMKMCIELHKIGELNDKLMPNTIGSLGQNIKYLLPNWIEEDKLDIIGTTKNKRQHQLQFPSALYAAFPLPENTVYLHVLDIKPKYPVPHDDNRRLVFYNLLHSNASFAILSSKQMPEIPSFPLFMNVGELNVNVKANYRKVPLCKEDIGLIKNFHTLIFSEIVPIIKQFMVFDNHNLDNCFLIAPINEKWDINWEVLNNHMCIKRITPSIPFHFKTTDYELALVIPNYRAADTYIVTQICDDITPNSCFPTENFYTYAHYYKEKHGLTINNLNQPMLEVKTISRSIDYTIPRHMQGESKKRRYADLPKNLKEHLVPELCTRIDFPALYWLKATILPSLLHRIFQLLIAEDLRSTIAFETNLGSISINKLSPLVIPEEEREETFEPTSEVSVENIDNLQPEPILNGPEVDVLDTEVYHYPWSKYDEPPNLFRNIEEIQLIQIEHYCQFMSEADYSTIERNNKTYFINKPSISVPPLQTLLLENTIGPNPIQIMYALTTKLGQDVFNLERLETLGDSYLKFITSLFLYNNFPKSSEGALTMLKGKIIGNRHLYYCGVKKNIPGRMKVESFVPLSNFIAPAYSVFRPLQSLLLNAEVSPNVLFEIKIPQSEQFSGCISEITKDLMQEKVLNWETAESQTGMEHYLGMQTVSDKAVADCVEALIGVYLQSMGIKDTIALLKWFQIVPNEIDANSILYGTPENPIMHEGDVNYFIPWASNIETKLGYKFKNRGYLLQAFTHPSFTANNMTECYQRLEFLGDALLDFLITCHIYEYCGNLNPGALTDLRSALVNNITFACLTVRHGLHTALLSYAPELNNIINRFVKFQEDRNHVVDDELLWILLEEEECKMAEHVDVPKVLGDLFESTIGAIYLDSNKNLSLVWEIVYSIMHQEIDKFSKNIPKQPVRVLFETQGARPHFSDATIVDNTNIVMMPLKVTIDGKVKLIYGFGANKKQAKCAAAKQALKNLYKN; encoded by the exons ATGTTCACCTTAAATAT AACTATGGAAACTGATGCAGATGAATTTACACCGAGAGCTTATCAAATTGAATTATTTGAAATTGCTCTAAAAGAAAATGCTATCATTTATTTACCAACAGGTGCAGGAAAAACCTTTATTGCTGTTATGCTCATAAAATCATTGAGTGCAGATATAAGAAA ATGTAACAATGGTGGCAAACATACAGTATTTATTGTGAATACAGTTCCTTTAGTTGCACAGCAAAGTAAATATATTGCGAGATTAACTGATTTGTCCTGTGTAGGATTAAGTGGTGAACTGGGAATTGATTTTTGGAAAGATGAAGAATGGAATGCCCAATTAAATGAACATGAG GTTTTTGTAATGACATCACAAATCTTAGTAAATGCACTTTGTCTTGGACATatggttttaaataaaataaatctgATCATATTTGATGAATGTCATAGAGCAGTGAATGATCATCCTATGAGACAAATCATGCGACATTTTGAAAATTATTCAAAGGAGGAACGACCAAAAGTTTTAGGACTCACTGCAACATTATTAAATTCCAATGTAAAGTTGGGGAAAATACAGTCAATTATCAAA tCTTTGGAAATTACACTTAATGCAAGAGTAATTACAACAAGTAGAGCACTTAACGATTATCATTCAACACCAAAAGAAGAAATCATTGAATTTAATGACTATATTATACCTAATGTTGGAAATGATATAAACAACATTATCAATGAAGTACAGACAATTTTAAAcagtataattttaaatgagagTGTAAAATATATTGAATCAAGTCGTGAATTTAGGCCAGATTCTATCAATAAAAAACTAGCATCTATATTATGTGATGTTCAAGATCAGCTTCTGCAGTCAG GGATATATGCAGCAAATAAATCAGTGTTACTCCATTTAATTCAATTAGAATGTATAAGAAAATATGCAATAAACACG GACAGTGCATATATTCTGGAAAATGTTATAACAGAACTATCTAAATGTAGAAGATTATTGGAAGATGAAATGAAAGACAATACAGAAATGGAAAAAATTTACAA ATACTCGTCTGATCAAGTGAAAAAACTTTTCATAGTACTAAAAGACTTTTATAATAATAGCACAGATGAAAAATTCTGCTGTATTATTTTCGTACAACGCCGATTCACTGCAAAAGTATTGTATCAGATATTAAAG GAGCTATCTATACATGATGAAGTATACAAATTTTTGCAACCAGATTTTTTGACTGGCTACTCAAATAATCCGTATAAAAATTCTAAGGAAGGAATGTGTATAGCAAAATGGAACAGTGAAACTTTACACAG ATTTAGAAATGGTTTGTCAAATTGTGTTATCGCAACAGATGTTCTAGATGAAGGTGTAGACATACCCAAATGTACATTagttataagatacaatttggCAACAGATGTAAGAACATATATTCAGGCTAAAGGAAGAGCACGACATATGATTAGTAAATATGTGCTATTGGTACCAAAAAGCAATTCACTGTATATAAAACGATATCAAGATTTTCAAATAACAGAGCAATTCTTAAAAAAG ACTTTACTGGGTAAATCTAATGACCATGATGTACCAGCAGAAGATGATATACGGAATGAATTATATCAACACAATATACCACCATATATTATCAATTGTAACGATGGACAGAAAACATATTTAACGGAATTGACAGCAATTTCCGTAATTAATAAGTATTGTTCATCCTTATTAAAAtcgaaatttatatatttaacgCCTATTTGGGTATTACACAAAATTCCATTAAAGGCAACAAGTAAcaaagaatacaag GTCTCTCTTAAATTACCAATTATATCCCCATTGAAAGATGTAATTTTTGGCGATGTTCAGCCTGCTATTATTCTTGCAAAAAGATCTGCTGCAATGAAAATGTGTATAGAATTACACAAAATTGGCGAACTAAATGATAAATTAATGCCAAATACAATTGGTTCACTCGGACAAAATATAAAGTATTTACTTCCAAATTGGATTGAGGAAGATAAATTGGATATAATTGGAACAACAAAAAATAAACGACAGCATCAGTTACAG TTTCCATCAGCTTTATATGCTGCGTTCCCTCTTCCAGAAAATACAGTATATCTTCATGTTCTTGACATCAAACCTAAGTACCCTGTGCCACATGATGATAACCGACGTTTAGTATTTTATAATTTGTTACATAGTAATGCCAGTTTTGCTATACTTTCTTCAAAACAAATGCCAGAG ATACCATCTTTTCCACTTTTTATGAACGTTGGTGAATTAAATGTCAATGTTAAAGCAAATTATAGGAAAGTACCGTTATGCAAAGAAGATATtggattaataaaaaattttcaTACTTTGATATTTAGTGAAATTGTACCAATCATAAAACAGTTTATGGTATTTGATAATCACAATCTTGATAATtgttttttaattgcaccca TCAATGAAAAATGGGACATAAATTGGGAAGTGTTGAATAACCATATGTGTATTAAACGTATAACACCATCAATTCCTTTCCACTTTAAGACTACTGATTATGAACTAGCATTGGTTATACCCAATTACAGAGCAGCAGATACATACATTGTTACTCAAATCTGTGATGATATCACACCAAATTCATGTTTTCCAACTGAAAATTTCTATACATACGCTCATTATTATAAGGAAAAACATGGTTTAACAATAAACAATTTAAATCAACCAATGCTCGAAGTAAAAACGATATCAAGATCAATAGATTATACAATTCCCAg ACATATGCAGGGTGAATCAAAGAAGCGCAGATATGCAGATTTGCCAAAAAATTTGAAAGAGCATTTAGTTCCAGAATTATGCACTAGAATTGATTTTCCAGCTTTATATTGGTTGAAAGCAACAATATTGCCATCTCTTCTGCATAGAATTTTTCAACTATTAATTGCGGAAGATTTAAGATCCACTATTGCTTTTGAAACAAATCTAGGGTCAATAAGTATCAACAAGTTATCACCATTGGTAATACCTGAAGAAGAACGAGAGGAAACATTTGAACCTACATCAGAAGTTTCAGTGGAGAACATTGATAATCTACAGCCAGAACCAATTTTAAATGGACCAGAAGTAGATG TATTAGATACAGAGGTATATCATTATCCATGGTCAAAGTACGATGAACCACCAAATTTGTTTAGAAATATTGAAGAGATTCAACTGATTCAAATTGAACATTATTGCCAATTTATGTCTGAAGCAGATTATTCCACTATTGAG AGAAACAACAAAACTTATTTCATAAACAAACCATCAATATCAGTACCTCCTTTGCAAACATTATTATTGGAAAATACGATTGGACCTAATCCTATTCAGATTATGTAT GCATTAACAACCAAATTAGGACAAGATGTGTTTAACTTAGAACGCCTTGAAACCTTAGGGGACTCTTATCTAAAATTTATTACATCTTTATTTTTATACAATAATTTCCCAAAATCTAGTGAGGGTGCTTTAACAATGTTAAAGGGGAAAATAATTGGGAATCGCCATCTTTACTATTGTGGAGTTAAGAAAAACATTCCTGGCCGTATGAAAGTTGAAAGTTTTGTACCATTAAGCAATTTCATTGCTCCAGCTTATTCAGTATTTAGACCTCTTCAAAGCCTACTATTGAATGCAGAG GTATCTCCAaatgttttatttgaaattaaaataCCTCAAAGTGAACAATTTAGTGGATGCATAAGTGAAATAACAAAAGATTTAATGCAAGAAAAAGTACTGAATTGGGAAACAGCAGAGTCACAAACTGGAATGGAACATTATCTTGGAATGCAGACTGTTTCCGATAAAGCAGTAGCTGATTGTGTAGAAGCTTTGATTGGTGTATACCTTCAA agTATGGGTATTAAAGATACCATAGCTTTATTAAAATGGTTCCAAATTGTACCAAATGAAATTGATGCCAATTCAATATTATACGGTACTCCGGAAAACCCAATAATGCATGAAGGAGATGTAAACTACTTCATACCCTGGGCTTCCAATATAGAAACAAAGCTTGGTTATAAATTTAAAAACAGAGGATATTTGTTAcag GCTTTCACACATCCATCATTTACAGCGAATAACATGACTGAATGTTATCAGAGATTAGAATTTCTCGGAGATGCATTACTTG attttttaattacgtgtcacatttacgaatATTGCGGAAATTTAAACCCTGGTGCTTTAACAGATTTAAGATCTGCCCTTGTTAATAATATTACCTTTGCATGCTTAACTGTAAGACACGGCTTACATACAGCGCTACTATCTTATGCTCCAGAATTAAACAACATTATAAATCGGTTTGTAAAATTTCAAGAAGATAGAAATCACGTTGTAGATGATGAG CTGTTATGGATTTTATTAgaagaagaggaatgcaaaatGGCTGAACACGTAGATGTTCCTAAGGTTCTAGGAGATTTGTTTGAGTCCACAATAGGTGCAATATATTTAGATAGTAACAAAAATCTCTCATTGGTATGGGAAATAGTATATTCCATTATGCATCAAGAAATTG ACAAATTTAGTAAAAACATTCCAAAGCAACCAGTTCGTGTATTATTTGAAACTCAAGGTGCACGGCCTCATTTTTC AGATGCAACAATTGTTGATAATACAAATATCGTTATGATGCCTTTGAAAGTGACTATTGATGGAAAAGTGAAACTTATTTATGGGTTTGGTGCAAATAAAAAACAAGCTAAGTGTGCTGCTGCAAAACAAGCTTTAAaaaatttgtataaaaattaG
- the Mfap1 gene encoding microfibril-associated protein 1 encodes MMMDYFVTNNSLAPAPMGIQSTAGAVPVKNDKGELSMKKVKVHRYVSGKRPDYAPAASSEEESEDEDFLERRVHKTYEENEVSTDTPIQSQIKVCDEDDPRIRRLTRLQKQKESTTEIRTERHRHVHEPELIEIEPERTRERIKLESSDSSEDEELSDSEIERRREALKQRVLSKKGNEEELIHGEEDERSPDTSEESSEYEEYTDSEEETGPRLKPVFVRKKDRITVMEKEKEAMKQKQAEIEAKKMAEERKRQTLRMVEEAIRKESQVGKTASEHEGKLEDVCTDDENDEVEYEAWKLRELKRIKRDREEREQLEKERLEVERLRNMTEEERRQEARLNPKVITNKAAKGKYKFLQKYYHRGAFYLDREDNIFKRDFSGATLEDHFDKTILPKVMQVKNFGRSGRTKYTHLVDQDTTQFDSPWISETAQNLKFHNNQAAGMKQIFDRPSLKKRKSEN; translated from the exons ATGATGATGGATTATTTTGTTACAAATAATTCATTGGCACCTGCACCTATGGGAATTCAGAGTACAGCTGGTGCCGTACCTGTTAAAAATGATAAAG GTGAACTTTCTATGAAAAAAGTGAAAGTACATCGTTACGTCTCTGGTAAACGTCCTGATTATGCACCAGCAGCTAGTTCAGAAGAAGAGTCTGAAGATGAGGATTTCTTGGAAAGACGTGTTCATAAAACTTATGAAGAAAATGAAGTTTCTACAGATACTCCTATACAGTCACAAATTAAGGTGTGCGACGAAGATGATCCACGTATAAGAAGATTAACACGTTTACAGAAACAAAAAGAATCTACGACAGAAATTCGAACGGAAAGGCATAGGCATGTACACGAGCCAGAGTTAATTGAAATCGAACCAGAAAGAACTCGAGAAAGAATTAAATTAGAAAGTTCAGACTCTTCAGAAGATGAAGAATTGTCAGATTCTGAAATTGAAAGAAGACGAGAAGCACTAAAACAACGGGTTTTATCTAAAAAAGGAAATGAAGAGGAATTAATCCATGGAGAAGAAGATGAAAGGTCTCCtgatacttcagaagaaagctCAGAATATGAAGAATATACAGATTCGGAAGAAGAAACTGGTCCAAGATTGAAGCCAGTTTTCGTACGTAAAAAAGATAGGATCACAGTAatggaaaaagagaaagaagctATGAAGCAAAAGCAAGCAGAAATTGAAGCCAAAAAAATGGCTGAAGAACGGAAACGACAAACTTTACGG ATGGTAGAAGAAGCGATTAGAAAAGAATCACAAGTTGGTAAAACTGCTAGTGAACACGAAGGAAAACTTGAAGACGTTTGTACAGATGACGAAAATGATGAAGTTGAGTATGAAGCTTGGAAATTGCGAGAATTGAAAAGGATCAAACGTGATCGCGAGGAAAGAGAACA GCTCGAGAAAGAACGACTTGAAGTTGAACGTTTACGTAACATGACGGAAGAAGAACGAAGGCAAGAAGCGCGATTAAATCCAAAAGTCATTACAAACAAAGCAGCCAAAGGAAagtacaaatttttacaaaaatattatCATCGTGGAGCCTTTTATCTGGACAGAGAGGATAATATATTTAAACGGGATTTCTCTGGTGCAACATTGGAAGATCATTTTGATAAAACTATTTTACCGAAAGTTATGCAAGTAAAAAATTTTGGACGTAGCGGTAGAACTAAATATACTCACTTAGTTGATCAGGACACTACTCAATTTGATTCACCTTGGATCTCAGAAACAGCGCAAAATTTAAAATTCCATAATAATCAAGCTGCAGGTATGAAACAAATATTTGATCGGCCATCGTTAAAGAAACGAAAAAGTGAAAACTAA
- the Fkbp39 gene encoding FK506-binding protein 39kD, translated as MFWGLILEPNKRYTQTVEKSFHVSMASLNLSAADDNIVQVMLYYEDSSYLLCNLKKNSTWQVPLDLNFQEGTTIAFICHGHGQVHLTGYLIPDEDLGLDELEEEEEEEEEDEEAPQLVNKQSKRKAVDSPKREKNVKRPNQEIEAESSDEEVELDGMKEENDSDDSEEEDEESLLNEEEDSEEDADAEEEEIEEKKLKPQQKDKKNKQQQKKKEDKKKLVNGKETKQKKSKGEQQNEQNSQTDQKKKVVEGGVQIEELKVGNGPFAKSGKFVSVYYVGRLKNGKKFDSTTQGEGFKFRLGKGEVIKGWDAGIVGMKVGGKRRITIPPAMAYGAKGSPPVIPGNSTLIFEVELKNVH; from the exons ATGTTTTGGG GTTTAATATTGGAACCAAATAAGCGGTATACACAGACTGTTGAAAAATCATTCCACGTGTCAATGGCGAGTTTAAATCTTTCAGCAGCCg ATGATAATATTGTACAAGTAATGTTATACTACGAAGATAGCAGTTACCTATTATGCAATTTAAAAAAGAATTCGACATGGCAAGTACCGCTTGATTTAAATTTCCAAGAGGGAACAACGATAGCATTTATCTGTCATGGCCATGGTCAGGTACATTTAACTGGTTATTTAATACCGGATGAAGATTTGGGTTTGGATGAgttagaagaagaagaggaagaggaggaggaagacgaAGAGGCACCACAATTGGTTAATAAACAATCGAAGAGAAAAGCTGTGGATTCTCCAAAacgtgaaaagaatgttaagcgCCCTAACCAAGAGATTGAAGCAGAATCATCAGACGAAGAAGTTGAACTAGATGGCATGAAGGAAGAAAATGATTCTGATGATTCTGAGGAAGAAGATGAAGAGTCGTTGTTGAATGAAGAAGAGGATAGCGAAGAAGATGCAGATGCTGAAGAGgaagaaattgaagaaaaaaagctGAAGCCTCAACAGAAAGATAAAAAGAATAAGCAGcaacaaaagaaaaaagaagataaGAAAAAATTAGTAAATGGGAaagaaacaaaacaaaaaaagagCAAAGGGGAACAACAAAATGAACAGAATAGTCAAACCGATCAAAAAAAGAAAGTAGTAGAAGGTGGAGTGCAAATAGAAGAATTAAAAGTAGGGAATGGACCATTTGCAAAAAGTGGAAAATTTGTATCTGTCTATTATGTGGGCCGTTTGAAAAATGGAAAGAAATTTGATTCTACAACACAAGGAGAAGGATTTAAATTTAGACTTGGGAAAGGTGAAGTAATCAAAGGATGGGATGCTGGTATTGTTGGAATGAAAGTTGGAGGGAAACGACGTATCACAATACCTCCTGCTATGGC ATATGGAGCAAAAGGTTCACCACCAGTTATTCCTGGCAATAGCACATTAATATTTGAAGTGGAACTTAAAAATGTACATTAA
- the LOC143423672 gene encoding UPF0729 protein CG18508-like — MVCVPCIAIPIFLVIWRFFIQPLFIKWWQFRNEKKKTTNDEVPQLVKECKNGICTLSWTKNEENKKMD; from the coding sequence ATGGTATGTGTACCATGCATAGCTATACCAATATTTCTCGTTATATGGAGATTCTTTATACAACCATTATTTATAAAATGGTGGCAATTtagaaatgaaaagaaaaaaacaacaaACGATGAAGTACCACAACTAGTAAAAGAATGCAAAAATGGAATTTGTACGCTTTCATGGACCAAAAATGaagagaataaaaaaatggaTTAA